The genomic interval CGGATATGAATTCTTCCCCGGCGATGGTAACTATCTTTTCACCATCACCCAATGGTATCCCCGTCTTTGCGTTTACAGTGATTTCCAGGGCTGGCAAAACCATCAGTTCACCGGTCGTGGTGAATTTGCCCTCACCTTTGGCAATTTCAAAGTACAGATGACGGTTCCGGCTGACCACGTGATCGGCTCCACCGGTGAATGCCAAAATCTTGCCCAGGTACTTACCCCCGCTCAATTGGCCCGTTGGAAACAGGCACAGACCGCCAAAGAACCTGTAGAGATCGTTACCCTGGCAGAAGCAAAAGCTTCTGAAGTGAAAAAAAGCACCCAAAAGAAGACCTGGGTCTTCAAAGCCAATAATGTCCGCGATTTTGCCTGGGGTTCCTCCCGCAAATTTGTATGGGATGCCATGCCCGTAAATGTAGAAGGTAAAAAAGTGATGGCGATGAGTTTTTACGGAAAAGAAGCCTATGGACTTTATCGCCCCTATTCCACCAAGGTTGTAGCACATACGATCAAGACCTATTCCAAATTCACGATCCCCTATCCTTATCCGGTTGCCCAAAGTGTGGAAGCCGCAAATGGTATGGAATATCCGATGATCTGTTTCAACTTTGGACGTACCGAAGATGATGGTTCCTATTCCGAAGGCACTAAAAACGGTATGATCGGTGTGGTAGTACATGAGGTAGGACACAACTTCTTCCCGATGATCATCAACAGCGATGAACGTCAATGGAGCTGGATGGATGAAGGCCTTAACACCTTTGTGGAATACCTGGCAGAAGAACTGTGGGATAATAAATTCCCCAGCCGTCGCGGACCCGCCTTTACCATTACCGACTACATGAGCCTTCCCAAAGATCAGCTCGAACCCATCATGACCAATTCTGAGAATATCATTGGATTCGGTCCGAATGCATATTCCAAACCCGCTACCGGATTGAATATCCTTCGCGAAACCATTATGGGTCGTGAATTGTTTGACTTCTCTTTTAAAGAATATGCACGTCGCTGGGCCTTTAAACATCCCGAACCCGCTGACCTCTTCCGTACGCTGGAAGATGCAAGTGGCGAAGACCTCGATTGGTTCTGGAGAGGATGGTTCTATAGCACCGATGCCTGCGATATCTCACTCGATACCGTGAAATATGCCAAACCGGAAATTGCAGACGTTACCAACATGCTTAAGGAAACAAAGACCAAAGTAAGTCTTCCCAAACCTCAGGTAAATACATTCGAGGATGTTTCCAAGATCCGCAACCGCGAGGACAAATCGATCCAGTTCCAAACCGATGTTGATACCACTTTGCGTGATTTCTATTGGAAATATGCCCGCGGCATAGAGTCTTATGACACCACCAAGTACGAAGTAACCAATCCTCCCCGTGTGGAAGAAATGGATGAGGCCACCAAACAGGCTTACAGCAACAAACA from Chitinophagales bacterium carries:
- a CDS encoding M1 family metallopeptidase → MRSLLVFCAFLLTLSMGSQAQNTQNNPGSNHGNKFEQLGSILPTPNEYRTASGAPGPKYWQQRADYDIKCELDEKNLKLTGSETITYFNNSPNTLTYLWFQLDENEHSTVNNAGYEDGSSIPRQASPQTLDRLQGSKEDNGYGHKIAKLTDALGKPLKYTINKTMMRVDLPVPLKPGQQYVVKIDWSYKIADRMTMGGRGGYEFFPGDGNYLFTITQWYPRLCVYSDFQGWQNHQFTGRGEFALTFGNFKVQMTVPADHVIGSTGECQNLAQVLTPAQLARWKQAQTAKEPVEIVTLAEAKASEVKKSTQKKTWVFKANNVRDFAWGSSRKFVWDAMPVNVEGKKVMAMSFYGKEAYGLYRPYSTKVVAHTIKTYSKFTIPYPYPVAQSVEAANGMEYPMICFNFGRTEDDGSYSEGTKNGMIGVVVHEVGHNFFPMIINSDERQWSWMDEGLNTFVEYLAEELWDNKFPSRRGPAFTITDYMSLPKDQLEPIMTNSENIIGFGPNAYSKPATGLNILRETIMGRELFDFSFKEYARRWAFKHPEPADLFRTLEDASGEDLDWFWRGWFYSTDACDISLDTVKYAKPEIADVTNMLKETKTKVSLPKPQVNTFEDVSKIRNREDKSIQFQTDVDTTLRDFYWKYARGIESYDTTKYEVTNPPRVEEMDEATKQAYSNKHLYELTFSNKGGLVMPIILEWTFEDGTTEIERIPAQIWRKNENKIVKAFVKDKKVKSVKLDPFKETADINEKNNSWGEIAAEPSKFQLFKQRQAARGQSQGINPMQKAQQKKGF